The DNA region GCCACCTATATGAATATATTTTGACGGAAATAAATCCATTACCTCTGTTAAAATATTTTCCAGAAATTTAAAAGTAGTATCCGATGCTTGTAATACGTTGTTGTATTTGTTCATCATGCCCCAGGTTTGCGCTACTTCATATTTTTTGTTGGGTTCTGTACCCAATTCGGGGTAGGCCGCCAAAACGGCCATGTTGTGCGCAGGCATTTCAATTTCAGGAATGATGGTAATGTAACGCTTGGCTGCATAGGCCACAACATCCTTAATTTCTTCTTGAGCATAGTAACCACCGTAACGAATTCCGTCGGTTTTAATCACTGCATTTTGAGGAGTAATTTTAACGCCGTTTTGTAATACCTGATATTTAATATTCTCGTTTCCTTTTCCCGGCCATAAACCAACGATGCTTCCATTGCGCCAGGCGCCAACCTCGGTTAGTTTTGGATACTTTTTGATTTCGATCCGCCAGCCATGATCATCGGTTAAATGCCAATGAAAATAGTTCATTTTGTGCTGTGCCAAATAATCGATGTATTGCTTTACAAACGCCACATCAAAAAAATGACGGCTTACATCGAGGTGCATTCCACGGTAATCGAAGCGTGGGCGATCGATTATTGAAACTGAGGGAATTTGCAGTGATGTAGTTTTTGAAGTCGGTAATAATTGGATCAGTGTTTGAATTCCGTAAAAAACGCCGGACTTTGAAGTTCCTACAATCGAAATTCCACTGTCTAAAGTATTTAATAAATAAGCATTGTCAAATTCGCTGGCACTGGTATCCAAAATTAAGCTGATAAAGTTTTGATTTGGCACTGCCGTAGTGATATTCAGCTTCAGATTGAGGTACTTTTGGAGATAATCGTTCAAAAAATCAGCTGAATTTCGCAAGCTATCGTTTTGGATTGCGATTTGAGTATTCGCATCGATTGTAAACGGCTTTCGTAAATTATCTAATTTAACATATCCTGGCTGCGGTATAATGTTTACTTCCTGCGCAAAAAGGTTCAAACTGAAAGCAATCGCAAAGAGTAATAAGCTAATTTTCGTCATTATAAGTAAGTTTCCTTTCCAAAAGTAATGATTAAGAAAGAGGAATGGAAAAGCTTTGAAAGAACGAACTGCGATGTTACATAGAACTGAGCATTATCATTCCGTCTAAATCTAGTTGTAGCGTCTCCAATGCTAAAGTTAAGCTTGTCAATTGTCAGTCTGAGCGGAGTCGAAGACCCTTTCTATAGGATAAGAACGAAAAATATTTGTCCTTCGACTCCGCTCAGGATGACAATATTTTTTCGTTTTATCCTTAACTCAATAGCATTGGTAGCGTCTCGCTACGACTTGGCATTGATTCGGTAGTCGAAGTACTATGTCACATTGAACGGAAATAATCGCAGTAAGCCCCCTGCGGGTTCACCTCCAATAAATAAATCGTCATCTCGACTGGAGCGCAGCGGAACGGAGAGATCTGTTATTTAGATTTCTCGGCTTCGTTGCATTCCGCTAAAAATGACGGTAACCTCATAACCAAAAAAAGCTCCCGATTTTCATCGGGAGCTTTCAAATTTATCAGTTAAAAAGACTAGCCTTTTTTAGCTTTGCTTTCTTCGCCTTCTAATTGCGATTTCAACTGAGCCAATACGTCTAAGTCGCCTAAAGTAGATTTCTCTACAGAATCTTTAACTTTCTTAACCGCAGTTACAGCAGCTTTAGCTTCTTTCTTTTTAGCATTTCTTTCTTCTGCTACAGCTTCAGCTTTAACTTCTTCCCAAATACGAGCGTGAGATACAACGATGCGTTTAGCTTCTTTGTTAAACTCGATAATTTTGAAGTCGTTAGTTTCTTCAGCTTTAACCGAAGTACCATCTTCTTTAACCATGTGTTTAGTTGGTACGAAACCTTCTACACCGTAAGGTAAAGCAATAACAGCACCTTTATCAGTTACCTTAACAACTGTTCCCTGGTGAACCGAATCTAAAGTGAAGATCGTTTCGAAAGTATCCCAAGGGTTTTCTTCCAATTGTTTGTGGCCTAAGCTCAATTTACGGTTATCAACATCAAGTTCTAAAACAACAACGTCTAATACATCACCAACTTTAGTGAATTCGTTAGGGTGGTTGATTTTTTTAGACCATGATAAGTCTGAAATGTGAATTAAACCATCGATACCTTCTTCAATTTCAACGAAAACGCCGAAGTTGGTCATGTTTTTAACAGTTGCCTGGTGCTTGCTTCCAACTGGGAATTTAGCAGCAACTTCTTGCCATGGATCGCTCGATAATTGTTTAATACCTAAGCTCATTTTGCGCTCGTCTCTGTCTAAAGTTAAAACTTCAGCTTCGATTTCATCGCCAACTTTTAAGAATTCTTGTGGGTTTCTTAAGTTTTGCGACCAGCTCATTTCGGAAACGTGGATTAAACCTTCAACACCTGGGATGATTTCTAAGAAAGCACCGTAATCTGCAACAGTTACGATTTTTCCTTTAACTTTAGAACCAACTTGAATGTCGGCAGTTAAGTTTTCCCAAGGGTGTGGAGTTAATTGTTTCAAGCCTAAAGCGATACGTTTTTTCTCATCATCGAAATCTAAAACAACCACGTTGATTTTTTCATCTAATGATAATACTTCTTTCGGATGCTCTATGCGGCCCCAAGAAATATCAGTAATGTGAAGTAAACCATCAACACCACCTAAATCGATGAACACACCGAAATCTGTAATGTTTTTAACGGTACCTTCCAATACCTGACCTTTTTCTAATTTAGAAACGATCTCTACTTTTTGGCTTTCTAAATCGTCTTCAATTAACACTTTATGAGAAACTACAACGTTTTTAAACTCATGGTTAATTTTAACAACTTTAAATTCCATTGTTTTACCCACGTAAATATCGTAATCGCGGATAGGTTTGATATCAATCTGAGATCCTGGTAAGAA from Pedobacter endophyticus includes:
- the rpsA gene encoding 30S ribosomal protein S1; the encoded protein is MAKKQVAEKELAAKTAELQGEGGRLTEKETIESEADSVSIESIKSSLATPTEDFDWDADEKVFGNYNDADRKKFEDMYAGTFNQITKGEIIPGIVVSINNKDVVLNVGFKSDGLVSTSEFRDTPDLKVGDSVDVFVEAPEDANGQLILSRKRAKTQRSWEAINEALENDRIINGFVKSRTKGGLIVDIMGVEAFLPGSQIDIKPIRDYDIYVGKTMEFKVVKINHEFKNVVVSHKVLIEDDLESQKVEIVSKLEKGQVLEGTVKNITDFGVFIDLGGVDGLLHITDISWGRIEHPKEVLSLDEKINVVVLDFDDEKKRIALGLKQLTPHPWENLTADIQVGSKVKGKIVTVADYGAFLEIIPGVEGLIHVSEMSWSQNLRNPQEFLKVGDEIEAEVLTLDRDERKMSLGIKQLSSDPWQEVAAKFPVGSKHQATVKNMTNFGVFVEIEEGIDGLIHISDLSWSKKINHPNEFTKVGDVLDVVVLELDVDNRKLSLGHKQLEENPWDTFETIFTLDSVHQGTVVKVTDKGAVIALPYGVEGFVPTKHMVKEDGTSVKAEETNDFKIIEFNKEAKRIVVSHARIWEEVKAEAVAEERNAKKKEAKAAVTAVKKVKDSVEKSTLGDLDVLAQLKSQLEGEESKAKKG
- a CDS encoding beta-N-acetylhexosaminidase — encoded protein: MTKISLLLFAIAFSLNLFAQEVNIIPQPGYVKLDNLRKPFTIDANTQIAIQNDSLRNSADFLNDYLQKYLNLKLNITTAVPNQNFISLILDTSASEFDNAYLLNTLDSGISIVGTSKSGVFYGIQTLIQLLPTSKTTSLQIPSVSIIDRPRFDYRGMHLDVSRHFFDVAFVKQYIDYLAQHKMNYFHWHLTDDHGWRIEIKKYPKLTEVGAWRNGSIVGLWPGKGNENIKYQVLQNGVKITPQNAVIKTDGIRYGGYYAQEEIKDVVAYAAKRYITIIPEIEMPAHNMAVLAAYPELGTEPNKKYEVAQTWGMMNKYNNVLQASDTTFKFLENILTEVMDLFPSKYIHIGGDEASKVWWKASPVSQKIMSDNGLKNESELQSYFIHRIEKFVNSKGKTIIGWNEILQGGLAPNAVVMSWQGEKGGIEAAKQGHKAIMTPEDKVYFNHAQFAKEDSLTARKTSPLIDVYNYEPIPAELNAQQAKYIWGGQGCLWSEYITNPAKVQYQLFPRLDALSEILWSPKEKRNYPDFLNRLKTQFKRYDLMGITYSKRYLE